The following proteins are encoded in a genomic region of Oryza brachyantha chromosome 11, ObraRS2, whole genome shotgun sequence:
- the LOC102707346 gene encoding anthranilate O-methyltransferase 1-like — translation MKMERDLHTIKGDGDSSYTKNSSIQRKAILATEPMVEKAIRGLRTDLQPRSMVVADLGCSSGANTLLFVSKVIATISEDSPTDSNIRECPMELQFFLNDLPSNDFNHTFQSLEQFKQLTAQDYARRGLQPPPHYFAAVAGSFYTELFPCSSVHLFHSSFSLMWLSQVPEHLHSNMNKGNIHIGVTTSPLAAKLYLDEFEKGFSHFLQLRCRELVPGGRMVLTILGRKNDDMIFGGGTLSSTLELLSQAMRTLIEEGRVEEEKLDTFNLPIYSPSPDELKRLVEQSHLLDIMDTQVFDLPYDPMDQNYSKPDQEGAAAADDAHEAIGRKIAAGLRAVTEPLLACHFGESIIDELFAVFACNMTRQLESGGEGRAVTVISMLLQAKVLQ, via the exons ATGAAGATGGAGCGCGATTTGCACACGATCAAGGGGGATGGAGACTCGAGCTACACCAAGAACTCTAGCATCCAA AGAAAAGCCATTCTTGCAACTGAACCAATGGTTGAGAAAGCCATAAGAGGATTACGCACGGATCTCCAACCTCGATCGATGGTCGTTGCCGACCTAGGCTGTTCCTCCGGTGCAAACACACTCCTCTTCGTCTCCAAGGTGATTGCCACCATAAGTGAAGATAGCCCAACTGACAGCAACATCAGGGAGTGTCCCATGGAACTCCAATTCTTTCTCAATGACCTGCCCAGCAACGATTTCAACCACACCTTTCAGTCGCTAGAGCAGTTCAAGCAGTTAACAGCGCAAGACTATGCTCGTAGAGGGCTACAACCTCCCCCACACTACTTCGCCGCCGTAGCGGGGTCCTTCTACACCGAGCTTTTCCCTTGTAGCAGTGTGCATCTCTTCCATTCGTCCTTCAGTCTCATGTGGCTCTCTCAG GTTCCGGAGCATCTTCATAGCAATATGAACAAAGGCAACATTCACATCGGGGTGACTACCTCACCATTGGCAGCGAAGCTTTATCTTGATGAGTTTGAAAAGGGCTTCTCGCATTTCCTTCAGCTGCGCTGCAGAGAGCTTGTGCCCGGTGGCCGGATGGTGCTAACAATTCTTGGGAGGAAGAACGATGACATGATCTTTGGAGGTGGGACATTAAGTAGTACCTTGGAGTTGCTTTCGCAAGCAATGCGTACTCTTATCGAAGAG GGCCgtgtggaggaggagaagctggACACCTTCAACCTGCCAATCTACAGCCCTTCGCCCGACGAGCTCAAGCGGCTGGTGGAACAGAGCCATCTGCTAGACATCATGGACACCCAGGTGTTCGACCTGCCCTACGACCCCATGGATCAGAACTACTCGAAACCCGATCAggagggcgccgccgcagcagacGACGCTCACGAGGCCATCGGCCGCAAAATCGCCGCGGGTTTGAGGGCGGTAACCGAGCCCCTGCTCGCGTGCCATTTCGGGGAGTCCATAATCGATGAGTTGTTCGCCGTGTTTGCGTGTAATATGACCCGGCAACTTGAGAGTGGGGGAGAGGGCAGGGCTGTCACGGTGATTTCGATGTTGTTGCAGGCAAAGGTGCTACAATGA
- the LOC102711843 gene encoding disease resistance protein RGA5-like, protein MASTMGGLVQLWNEWEIQLVVLLSFILQIFLFVTGSIRRYNINIFLRLVIWLAYVGADMVAVYALGLISRNVQSANTSDGSGRSSNRLAFFWVPFLLIHLGGQDTMTAFSIEDNNLWLRHLLNLSIQVYLALYAFWKSTGRHSLQLLAPAILVFHAGIIRYGERTWALKCGSRDGLKETSWQLPKLNVEIDKGSYLDTICYVLKSILCVHDLFSGRTISQMKERHVFRFQGDRPLEQVSKLLEVELAMMYDDLYTKAMVLRIRSGFILRCISHVFMIAAFVLFLTACSKQQYNRADIAITYVLFIGGFVLDVCSIFLVAMSPWTWAFFRAQNCHRLAHISWLILCSHIGWPEKRPLWSNSMGQFSFLSSCIGFDEPRSSSKMLTILRKMLNAVNKKLWFRKIWHTKHAKVNKDIMENVVTWVRRLAREEFTRIIQEQNWVNLQPIINCTLNIPANSFGNNIVLLHIYTDLHLRKQPDLNVIGSEATSTSTADIMDTCRKISNYIAYLLVMQPSMLPLSGSAQDTIASFYEKIINKGSRKQDVLGTCYQLVEDHLEFGYEECLTEQEEPRAWLETLVEIRDMWMRLLIYVAGKCQVELHAQQLGRGGELLTFVWLLMVHHDIGAVAQQCIQKNIEHVMLDMGWISQIPMLLCEHMVSITTGVVSLVLEKISTLIEKEYSKLKGVRDEILSLKDELSSMNALLLKLSDIEDLDVQVKEWRNQIRELSYDIEDCIDNFMHQVGSSSNNSDMKCFCRKIIHQVRALGACHAIANNILKLKARVDSASERRMRYNFDGVISSSSAAAPADPRLPALYAEVESLVGIDEPTNDMIKWLTEGGDSVQKLKVVSIWGPGGLGKTTLARQVYDKIARQFDYRAFVSVSQKPDMRKIFRNILTSLTGVEHVGIEAWDEELLINKLRDFIDGKRYFIVIDDIWSTTDWQTIRCVLLDSNIGSRVLTTTQISYVAESCCLSDQDKVFEMKHLSAIHAEKLFLKRIFGSGDNCPPHLKEVSDDILRRCGGLPLAIITMASLLVNKPQTEEQWEKYRDSIVENDPIVKKMQEILSLSYTDLPHHLKTCLLYLSTFPEDFIIERDRLIRRWIAEGFIATEGGRSLEDVGEHYFNELISRSLIQVVGIKYDDRSNTCRVHDMVLDLIVSKSIEENFITFIGYQNRVCGLQDKVRRLSLKCHHRDGHARPSTRDVSCARSFTVYGSTNHMPPISEFQSLRVINIENNDTLDNHYLNGIGRLFQLKYLRLIEVSISKLPEEIGELQQLVTLELEHTKIKELPKGITRLKNLVFLRADYKSLPKGIGNMKALQKLSWVKVNSTAPSVTLQEMGDLTELRYLDLSWCIDDMYSGMKSYTESFVSSIIRLCQHKLQYLRIRSDVSKGCSLKFMLDSWSSPPHLLQKFDMFTDYYFPRIPEWMASLSKITFLDISVNPVGKDTLRILGNFRSLNALRLWTKTVASKGEFIVRNIGFPCLEEFYFGFWRVQMGPITFEVGAMPKLKKFLFDIKAQGAGPPSGDFDISIHHISSLKYLRVGIDCREARACEVEVTEAAVRNATSVLHNNLHIEIERHWPGQMVKDETGSTDDHEQDRS, encoded by the exons ATGGCTTCAACAATGGGTGGTTTGGTGCAATTATGGAACGAGTGGGAAATCCAGTTAGTGGTGCTCCTCAGCTTCATTTTGCAAATCTTCCTCTTTGTCACCGGCAGCATCAGACGGTATAACATCAACATATTTCTCAGACTTGTCATATGGTTAGCCTATGTGGGGGCAGACATGGTTGCAGTATATGCCCTTGGCCTTATCTCCCGAAATGTTCAGAGTGCCAATACATCAGATGGATCTGGTAGGAGCAGCAACAGATTAGCATTCTTCTGGGTACCTTTCCTCCTCATCCACCTCGGTGGGCAGGACACCATGACAGCTTTCTCCATTGAGGACAACAACCTATGGTTGAGGCACCTGCTGAACTTGTCCATCCAAGTCTACCTTGCCTTGTACGCCTTTTGGAAATCGACAGGTCGGCACAGCTTGCAGCTTTTAGCTCCAGCCATTCTTGTGTTTCATGCTGGGATAATCAGATATGGAGAGAGGACATGGGCACTCAAGTGCGGTAGCCGAGATGGCCTGAAAGAAACAAGTTGGCAATTGCCAAAACTGAATGTTGAGATTGACAAGGGAAGCTATCTTGACACAATCTGCTATGTTCTAAAATCAATCCTTTGTGTGCACGACCTCTTTTCAGGACGCACCATCTCGCAAATGAAAGAGCGTCATGTCTTCAGGTTCCAAGGAGATAGGCCCCTAGAGCAGGTATCCAAGTTGCTGGAGGTTGAGCTTGCCATGATGTATGATGATCTGTACACCAAGGCCATGGTTCTTCGGATAAGGAGTGGTTTTATACTCCGGTGCATCAGCCATGTCTTTATGATTGCTGCATTTGTGCTTTTCCTAACTGCATGCAGCAAACAACAATACAACAGAGCTGACATTGCAATCACCTATGTGTTATTCATCGGCGGTTTTGTTCTTGATGTTTGCTCTATCTTCCTTGTTGCCATGTCACCATGGACTTGGGCATTCTTCAGAGCTCAAAATTGCCATAGGCTAGCCCACATATCCTGGTTAATTCTGTGTAGTCATATTGGTTGGCCAGAGAAGAGGCCACTGTGGTCAAATTCCATGGGACAGTTCAGCTTCTTGAGCTCCTGCATAGGATTTGACGAGCCAAGGTCATCATCCAAAATGTTGACTATCCTAAGAAAGATGCTGAATGCAGTCAACAAGAAGCTCTGGTTCAGAAAGATATGGCACACCAAGCATGCCAAGGTGAACAAGGATATCATGGAGAACGTCGTGACATGGGTGAGACGTCTTGCTCGCGAAGAGTTTACGAGGATTATACAGGAGCAAAACTGGGTAAATCTTCAACCTATTATCAATTGCACGCTGAACATTCCTGCTAATTCATTTGGTAATAACATTGTTCTCCTGCATATATACACTGACCTGCATTTGCGAAAACAACCTGACTTAAATGTCATTGGTAGCGAGGCAACATCAACCAGTACCGCTGATATCATGGACACATGCAGAAAGATATCCAATTACATAGCCTACCTCTTGGTTATGCAGCCTTCCATGTTGCCACTGAGTGGTTCTGCACAGGACACGATAGCATCATTCTATGAGAAGATCATCAACAAAGGCAGCAGAAAACAGGATGTTCTGGGGACTTGTTACCAGCTAGTGGAAGATCACCTGGAGTTTGGTTATGAGGAATGCCTCACAGAGCAGGAGGAGCCTCGGGCATGGCTCGAGACGCTGGTGGAGATTAGAGATATGTGGATGAGGCTTCTCATTTATGTTGCTGGCAAGTGCCAAGTGGAGCTGCACGCTCAGCAGCTaggcagaggaggagagcTCCTCACCTTCGTCTGGTTGCTCATGGTGCATCATGACATTGGAGCTGTTGCCCAGCAG TGCATTCAGAAGAACATTGAGCATGTCATGTTAGACATGGGTTGGATTTCTCAAATTCCAATGCT ACTGTGTGAACATATGGTGAGCATTACAACAGGTGTTGTGAGCCTTGTACTCGAGAAGATCTCCACCCTGATAGAGAAGGAGTACAGTAAGCTGAAGGGCGTGCGCGATGAGATCCTCTCACTCAAGGATGAGCTAAGCAGCATGAACGCTCTCCTCCTGAAGTTGTCAGATATTGAAGACCTTGATGTTCAGGTGAAGGAATGGAGGAACCAAATCCGAGAGCTGTCCTATGATATCGAGGATTGCATTGACAACTTCATGCACCAAGTTGGTAGCAGCTCCAACAACTCTGATATGAAATGTTTCTGCAGAAAGATCATTCACCAGGTGAGGGCACTTGGAGCTTGTCATGCCATCGCAAACAACATACTGAAGCTGAAGGCTCGTGTTGATAGTGCAAGTGAGCGACGGATGAGGTACAACTTTGATGGGGTCATCTCAAGTTCTAGTGCTGCTGCACCTGCCGACCCTCGATTACCAGCACTGTATGCAGAAGTAGAAAGCTTAGTTGGTATTGATGAACCAACCAATGATATGATCAAGTGGTTAACAGAAGGAGGTGACTCAGTACAAAAGCTAAAGGTGGTATCGATTTGGGGACCTGGAGGTTTAGGCAAGACCACTCTTGCCCGTCAagtatatgataaaattgcaaGGCAATTTGATTACCGAGCGTTTGTGTCAGTATCCCAGAAACCTgatatgagaaaaatattcagAAATATACTAACTAGTCTTACTGGGGTGGAGCACGTAGGCATTGAAGCATGGGATGAAGAGCTGCTCATCAATAAACTGAGGGATTTCATCGATGGTAAAAG GTACTTTATTGTAATCGATGATATCTGGAGTACCACAGACTGGCAAACAATCAGATGTGTTTTGCTGGACAGTAACATTGGCAGTAGAGTATTAACCACGACACAAATCAGTTATGTAGCAGAATCATGTTGTCTTTCTGACCAAGATAAAGTTTTTGAAATGAAACATCTAAGTGCCATTCATGCTGAAAAGTTATTTCTCAAAAGAATATTTGGATCAGGAGACAATTGCCCTCCACACTTAAAAGAGGTGTCAGATGACATATTAAGAAGATGTGGTGGTTTACCGTTAGCTATCATCACTATGGCCAGTTTGTTGGTGAATAAACCACAAACAGAAGAACAATGGGAGAAGTATCGAGATTCTATTGTTGAAAATGATCCAATTGTGAAAAAGATGCAAGAAATCCTCTCTCTTAGTTATACTGACCTTCCTCATCATCTTAAGACATGCTTACTATACCTCAGTACATTTCCAGAAGATTTCATAATAGAAAGGGATCGACTAATAAGGAGATGGATAGCTGAAGGTTTCATTGCTACAGAAGGTGGACGCAGCCTAGAGGATGTTGGTGAACATTATTTTAACGAACTAATTAGCAGGAGCTTGATACAAGTAGTTGGAATCAAATATGATGATCGATCTAACACTTGCCGAGTACATGACATGGTTCTTGATCTTATTGTGTCCAAGTCAATTGAAGAAAACTTTATAACATTTATTGGTTATCAGAATCGTGTGTGCGGACTACAAGATAAGGTTCGTCGGTTGTCCCTTAAGTGTCATCATCGAGATGGTCATGCAAGGCCTTCAACAAGGGATGTTTCTTGTGCCCGTTCATTCACTGTTTATGGGTCGACTAATCATATGCCACCTatttcagagtttcagtctTTGCGTGTGATtaacatagaaaataatgatacATTGGACAATCATTACCTTAATGGTATAGGAAGATTGTTTCAGTTGAAATATTTAAGGCTCATTGAAGTAAGCATCAGTAAACTTCCTGAGGAAATAGGTGAACTACAACAATTGGTGACATTAGAGCTAGAACATACTAAGATAAAAGAATTACCCAAAGGTATTACTCGGCTTAAGAATCTGGTGTTTTTACGTGCTGATTACAAGAGCCTGCCCAAAGGAATTGGAAACATGAAGGCTTTGCAGAAACTTTCCTGGGTAAAAGTTAATAGTACTGCCCCTTCGGTAACATTGCAAGAAATGGGCGATTTAACTGAATTAAGATATCTTGATTTGAGTTGGTGTATTGATGATATGTACAGTGGCATGAAAAGTTATACGGAAAGTTTTGTTTCATCCATCATTAGACTGTGCCAGCACAAGCTTCAGTATCTACGTATCCGATCTGATGTTAGTAAAGGATGCTCTCTCAAATTCATGTTGGATTCTTGGTCGTCGCCTCCCCATCTCCTTCAGAAGTTTGACATGTTCACAGACTACTATTTTCCTAGAATTCCAGAGTGGATGGCCTCTCTGTCTAAAATCACCTTCCTAGACATTAGTGTTAATCCTGTGGGAAAGGACACTCTGAGGATTCTTGGTAACTTCCGTTCCCTGAATGCTCTCAGGCTATGGACAAAAACAGTAGCCTCCAAGGGAGAATTTATCGTACGTAACATTGGATTCCCATGTTTGGAAGAATTCTACTTTGGTTTTTGGAGGGTTCAGATGGGGCCAATAACATTTGAGGTTGGGGCCATGCCCAAGCTTAAAAAGTTCCTTTTTGATATAAAAGCGCAAGGAGCAGGCCCTCCATCTGGAGATTTTGATATAAGCATTCACCACATCTCTTCCCTTAAGTATCTCCGTGTTGGTATAGATTGTAGAGAAGCAAGAGCTTGTGAGGTTGAGGTTACAGAGGCCGCGGTCAGGAATGCCACCAGTGTCCTTCACAACAATCTCCATATTGAAATTGAAAGACACTGGCCAGGACAGATGGTAAAAGACGAGACGGGAAGCACAGATGATCATGAACAAGACAGGTCTTAA
- the LOC102707068 gene encoding subtilisin-like protease SBT3.9, with amino-acid sequence MGFFVSAPTACALIFAAILALHGPCFASPEASGEAKELYIVYLGERQHEDADLVTASHHTMLASLLGSKELASESIVYSYKHGFSGFSAMLTESQARNIRGLPGVVSVWMNQMHTMVTTRSWDFMGLPYNQKNGLLADANMGDGIIIGVIDSGIWPESPSFDDTGYAPPAAKWKGICQSGMSFSAKNCNRKIIGARWYADVVNKSQLEAEFLSPRDFNGHGTHVASTAAGNVVHNISLYGLASGVAQGGAPKARIAVYKACWSVAAPPAAATCSEAAVIKAIDDAIHDGVDILSLSILSLTGHIPAFHAVAKGIPVIYAAGNYGPYAQTVYNVAPWLLTVAASTMDRLFPTAVTLGDGQTIVGQSLFVATGKANHFHKLKLYVNDMCNLTIANSTDMEGNIILCFNVNSVFTPTQLLNLASAVIKNGGEGFIFTQQSSDFLAPWQFLALTIPCVAVDSEVAFKISEYFSTAQNPRAKISLSQTTTGRGIPAPKIAAFSSRGPSFIYPTVLKPDIAAPGVNILAAAPQVGIYKELGLPYFFDSGTSMSCPHVSGIVALLKSVHPDWSPAALKSAIMTTAHITDNNGLPLIADGTPNKIADPFDYGAGFVNPTQASDPGLVYDIDPSDYQMLFNCMIGSNANSSCTTIERSLSDLNLPSIAIPNLKTSQTLSRTVTNVGQPDAVYKAFLQPPAGVDMLVEPTMLVFDKATRSQSFKVTLKAKRRFQGDYTFGNLAWHDGSSHWVRIPIAVRVVIEDFYSTVS; translated from the exons ATGGGTTTCTTTGTGAGTGCTCCAACTGCATGTGCTCTCATCTTTGCTGCGATCTTGGCTTTGCATGGACCTTGTTTCGCTTCGCCTGAAGCATCAGGAGAAGCGAAAGAG TTGTACATCGTCTACCTGGGGGAGAGGCAACATGAAGATGCTGATCTTGTCACTGCCTCACACCACACCATGCTGGCTTCACTTCTCGGCAG CAAGGAATTGGCTTCCGAATCCATTGTCTACAGCTATAAGCATGGATTTTCAGGCTTTTCTGCAATGCTCACTGAATCGCAAGCAAGAAACATCAGAG GGCTGCCTGGAGTTGTGAGTGTGTGGATGAACCAGATGCATACCATGGTCACAACTCGTAGCTGGGACTTCATGGGGCTGCCCTATAATCAGAAAAACGGACTGCTGGCAGATGCCAACATGGGAGATGGGATCATCATCGGAGTTATTGATTCAG GTATCTGGCCAGAGTCACCAAGCTTTGATGACACTGGCTATGCTCCTCCTGCTGCGAAATGGAAGGGGATTTGCCAATCGGGCATGTCCTTCAGTGCTAAGAACTGCAACAGAAAGATCATTGGTGCAAGATGGTATGCTGACGTTGTTAACAAAAGCCAACTTGAAGCTGAATTCCTGTCCCCCAGAGATTTTAATGGCCATGGCACCCATGTGGCCTCAACAGCGGCTGGCAATGTTGTCCACAACATTAGCCTTTATGGTCTGGCATCCGGTGTTGCACAGGGTGGTGCCCCGAAAGCTCGCATTGCTGTCTACAAGGCTTGCTGGAGCGTCGCTGCACCACCGGCCGCTGCAACGTGCAGCGAGGCAGCCGTGATCAAGGCAATAGATGATGCCATACATGATGGAGTTGACATCCTGTCACTCTCCATACTCAGCTTAACAGGGCACATTCCAGCATTTCATGCGGTTGCGAAGGGCATACCGGTGATATATGCAGCTGGGAATTATGGGCCATATGCCCAGACAGTATACAATGTTGCTCCATGGCTGTTAACGGTTGCAGCATCGACGATGGATCGGCTGTTCCCTACTGCTGTCACCCTTGGAGATGGACAAACGATTgtg GGGCAATCCTTATTTGTGGCAACAGGAAAAGCAAATCATTTTCACAAGCTCAAGCTCTATGTTAATGACAT GTGTAATTTGACTATTGCAAATAGTACAGATATGGAGGGGAACATCATCCTTTGCTTTAATGTCAACTCTGTTTTCACTCCCACACAATTGCTTAACTTAGCATCTGCAGTGATAAAAAATGGAGGGGAAGGATTTATTTTCACACAGCAAAGTAGTGACTTTCTTGCTCCTTGGCAGTTTCTCGCTTTAACCATCCCATGTGTTGCTGTTGATTCAGAGGTTGCCTTCAAGATTTCTGAATATTTCAG CACAGCTCAGAACCCACGGGCAAAGATTTCACTAAGTCAAACAACAACTGGAAGAGGAATTCCTGCTCCAAAGATTGCTGCTTTCTCATCTAGGGGCCCAAGCTTCATCTATCCTACAGTTCTCaag CCTGATATTGCTGCACCTGGGGTGAATATTTTAGCAGCAGCACCACAGGTTGGCATTTACAAAGAACTGGGGCTCCCCTATTTCTTTGATTCAGGGACATCAATGTCTTGCCCACATGTATCCGGCATCGTGGCCTTGCTCAAGTCAGTCCACCCAGACTGGTCACCTGCTGCTCTTAAATCAGCAATCATGACAACCG CACACATTACGGATAACAATGGTCTCCCGCTGATAGCTGATGGAACCCCAAACAAGATCGCAGATCCTTTCGATTACGGAGCTGGCTTTGTTAATCCGACTCAGGCAAGCGACCCTGGACTTGTATATGACATCGATCCTTCGGATTACCAAATGTTATTCAACTGCATGATCGGGTCAAATGCAAATAGCAGCTGCACAACAATTGAACGCTCTTTATCTGACCTTAATCTCCCATCAATTGCCATTCCCAATCTCAAGACATCACAAACATTATCAAGGACAGTCACCAACGTGGGCCAACCTGATGCAGTGTATAAAGCATTTCTTCAACCTCCTGCTGGCGTTGACATGCTAGTTGAACCTACGATGTTAGTGTTTGATAAAGCCACGAGGTCACAGTCTTTCAAGGTAACATTGAAGGCAAAGCGAAGATTCCAAGGCGACTATACGTTTGGTAATCTGGCTTGGCATGATGGAAGCAGCCATTGGGTCCGTATCCCGATTGCTGTTCGTGTTGTAATCGAAGATTTCTATTCGACCGTGTCCTGA